The following are from one region of the Apostichopus japonicus isolate 1M-3 chromosome 17, ASM3797524v1, whole genome shotgun sequence genome:
- the LOC139985149 gene encoding uncharacterized protein isoform X1 produces the protein MVMVNFNYSVLRSAFLGIYQFHIRSTALGRNVYSLHEQGKYALISLETIFGGHMMRILHRMVNNMLIVMVIQLSTFLWYISSKKVKEKVKWEHITDVITSSVDVSLDVPAYAQLSDHGK, from the exons ATGGTAATG gtaaacttcaattattcagtcctgagatcagcctttttagggatttaccagtttcatatcCGTAGTACAgctcttggaagaaatgtgtacagtttacatgagcagg GTAAATATGCATTAATCAGTCTTGAGACGATCTTTGGGGGTCATATGATgcggatcttgcacagaatggttaACAATATGCTGATAGTAATG GTGATACAGttatcaacatttctttggtacatttcttccaagaaagtgaaagaaaaagtcaagtGGGAACACATCACTGATGTCATAACTTCCTCTGTGGATGTGAGTCTG GATGTACCAGCCTATGCACAACTCAGTGATCATGGAAAGTGA
- the LOC139985149 gene encoding uncharacterized protein isoform X2, with product MVMVNFNYSVLRSAFLGIYQFHIRSTALGRNVYSLHEQGKYALISLETIFGGHMMRILHRMVNNMLIVMVIQLSTFLWYISSKKVKEKVKWEHITDVITSSVDVSLIVVTVERSGNS from the exons ATGGTAATG gtaaacttcaattattcagtcctgagatcagcctttttagggatttaccagtttcatatcCGTAGTACAgctcttggaagaaatgtgtacagtttacatgagcagg GTAAATATGCATTAATCAGTCTTGAGACGATCTTTGGGGGTCATATGATgcggatcttgcacagaatggttaACAATATGCTGATAGTAATG GTGATACAGttatcaacatttctttggtacatttcttccaagaaagtgaaagaaaaagtcaagtGGGAACACATCACTGATGTCATAACTTCCTCTGTGGATGTGAGTCTG ATTGTAGTTACCGTAGAAAGATCAGGAAACAGTTAG
- the LOC139985149 gene encoding uncharacterized protein isoform X3: protein MVHHLILTHTPNPLPCECKCLGKYALISLETIFGGHMMRILHRMVNNMLIVMVIQLSTFLWYISSKKVKEKVKWEHITDVITSSVDVSLDVPAYAQLSDHGK from the exons atggTCCACCACCTGATTCTTACCCACACACCCAATCCTCTGCCATGCGAATGCAAGTGTTTAG GTAAATATGCATTAATCAGTCTTGAGACGATCTTTGGGGGTCATATGATgcggatcttgcacagaatggttaACAATATGCTGATAGTAATG GTGATACAGttatcaacatttctttggtacatttcttccaagaaagtgaaagaaaaagtcaagtGGGAACACATCACTGATGTCATAACTTCCTCTGTGGATGTGAGTCTG GATGTACCAGCCTATGCACAACTCAGTGATCATGGAAAGTGA